TCCCACACCGCGTAGACGGCTTGGCCCGGGCTCTTCATGCCAGCCTCCCCAGCGCCTGCATGAGCCGCCCAGCCTGTTCCGGCGTCAGCTCTCGGCTCTTCTCCAGGGCCTGCTCAGCCACGATCACGGCGATCTCAGGGGCATGGTGGCGGGCCCACAGAGCCGCCTCCAGGGTGTCGGCAGCATCCACCAGGGAGAGCAGACCCATGGGGATGTCCATCGTCGGATCCTGCCCCCAGAATTGCTCCTGGCAGTGCTGGTCGATGCGGATCCCCTGGTCCTCCAGCAGCCGCTTGGCCGGGAACGGGGTGTCACCGTAGACCGCCTCGTGGGCGTCGTGGACCAGGGACCAGTGGAGCAGGTCAGCGCGGTCCCTCTCGCTGATCTCCGGGCCGGCCAGGTGGATCGCCAGCAGGGCAACAGCCGCGCTGTGCTCCAGGATGTTCTGGGTCCGAGCCACCCGGCGGGTGTGCCAGCGGTAGACCTGCCCCATGGCCATGATCTGGGAGGGTTCGAGGGCGAGTTCAGGCATCATGGCGCTTCCTCTTGTGGCGGCAGTCGAAGCCGCGGCGTTTCTCGCTCTCCACCACCAGGTGGTAGAGCTCGCATTCGGTCTTGGCGCAGAGGATCCGGGTGTCCTTCTTGGCCTCCCAGGGCTGTTCGCCGAAGACCCGGCAGACGATCTCCCAGCCCTCCGGGAACCGATACTCCAGGGGCGCGGGGTGGGCGATCAGCAGTTCACTGTGCATGTTCCACCGCCCGCCAGGATCCGCGCTGGCTGTTCTCCAGGATGTCGATGGCGTTCTGGATGGATTCGGTCCGCAGGGCATGCCGGCGGATCTTCTCCACCTCCAGGTTGGAGGGGCGCTTGGCCTTGTGGTCGGCCAGCTCGGCCTTCCACTGGCTCAGGGTCTTGCCGTGGAGAGAGGGTTCGGGGGTCATATGGCCTCCGGCAGAAGGGGGATCTCACGGCCCATGACCTGCTCCATGGCCTCTTCGTAGGTCCTCAGGGCCGCGGCGTCACCCTCTTCAAAGATCTCGTCGACATGGAGTTCAACGACTTCGTCGTGACGGTCACGGGCCTGGTCCTGGGTCTTCTTCATGAGGCGGAGGCGCTGGGCCATCAGGTCGGCGGCGGCATAGATGGGATCAGCCATGTATCACCCCTCTTTCGCAGGCATGAACTGGGCACGAAAGTGGTCCAGGGCTGAATCTTGGGAGGCGAATCGAGAGGGGGACCCGGTTGCAAACCCGTCGTCTCCCAACGCACTGCCCCACCAGGTTCCATTCAAGCCGGGCCAGACATGGGCCAACCGACGACCCCGAGGCCCCTTCAACCACCATCCAATCGGTGCGTTGACCCAACTGTAGAGGGGGGGGGATTTCTGAGTTCTACCCACGGCAGACCTCCTGGCGGTAGATGCTCACCTTCAATGTCGAGGTCTTGGCGGCGGCGCTCTGGATCAGCTCCTGCAGCTGCTGCAGCAGGGGCAGAGTGGGGGTGCCGGGCTCCTCGGCCATCACCACAGCGGCGCTGAGGCGGTTCTTGATGCTGGCCAGGGTCTGCTCGGGGGTTTCCCCTTGCGGGATCGTGGGTTTGAGTTCATGCTGGTGGTGCATTGATCACTCCTTTGGAGTTGGGGCCCGCGGCTACGGGCCCTTTTTGTTAGGCCGAGATGAGCGTCGAGACCCGCTTGGGCTGGAACGGCTTCAGCTCCCGCGTGAGCCAGGCCTCCAGATCCTTCCGGTAGAAGACCAGCAGGGGGTGACCATTCCGGTCGTGGTGCAGGTGGTCCTCGTAGGCCGCGAGGTCCTTCCGCAGAACTGCACCCATGAGCTTGGGTCGGGACATGCTGCGTCCGAGCTTCCGGCAGTAGGCCATGGCCTCGGGGATGGTGAGGGTTTCCAGGGTGGAGGGATCCACCACCGGCTTGCGCGGCCGACCTCGGCGGGGCATCACAGCAGACCTCCCGACGCCGCGATGCGGCGGAGGCGCTGGTAGGTCCTCTGGGCGGTCACCATGTTGATCTCGGCCAGCTCCAGATCGGCGTAGGCCTCCTCGGGAGAGACGCCATCGTCCAAGTCCTTGGCCAGGCGGGCACTGAGGGCACCAGCCACCCCGGCGTGGTCGGCAAGGATCTTCACGCCGTCCTCCACCGCCCCACGCTCCTGCGGATGCCCTGACCCATCCGCAGGGACCACCCGGTAGCCAGTGCCATAGTGGCGGGCCAGAGCCTCCAGTGGTCCGGGGTCATCCGTGATACCGCCGATGGCCACGAACATCATCAGGGGTGGCAGCCGGGTGAGTTCGTCCTGGTTGAGCCACTTGTTGTAGAGATCCTTGCCGATCCCCAGGCCGCCATAGACCACATCCCGGGGCATGCCGCCAGGCCCACGATGCATCGCCTGCAGCGCAGCCTTGATGTCCTCCTCAGCCTTCCGCAGGCGACGGATGACTGATGCAAGTTTGTACATGGAGACCTCGCGATGAGACGGAATCGAATCAGAACTCAGGCAGCGCTCTTCCGGGGTTTCGCGTCCGGCCAGATCTTCGTGACCTCGATCCCCAGGGCAGCCGCAATGGCTGAGCGGAGGCGGAAACTGCGGCGCTTTCCAAGGATCACAAGGCTAATCGCTTGTGTCGTCACGCCCTCTCGTGCGGCAATGGCGGCGCCGTCGAGCCCCTTCTTGATCAACTCACCGCGGATCCAATTGGGGCTCCATCCCCGTCGCTTTTTGTCGCAGGGAGGTGCACTCTGTTTCGTGGGCCTCGCGTCGGGCCAAATCTCCGTTACGGGCACCCCGACAGCCTTCGCAATGAGGCATCGCATGCGGAGACTCTTGCGACGCCCATTGATCGTCAGGTTCACAGCCTGGGGCGTGGCATTCTCACCAGCGACATCTGTTCCATTCAGACCCTTGCGCATGAGTTCCGCGCGGATCTCGCACGGGCTCCAGGCCTGGGCGTTTTCGTTGCGCGGTGGTGTATTCTGTTTCATTAGGCTTCACCTCATGGTTCCACAAAACAAAACCAAAAACATCGGATGCCTTCTGAAACAAATCTAAAACCATCAGCACCTCCAGTCAACGGAGTTTTTTTAGAATTGTTGCAATCAATGGAAACACTGGCAGATAGGTTTTCAGACCTCATGAAGCTCAGGAACTTGAGCGGGCGAAAGCTGGCGTCCATCGCGGGCGTTCACTACACGATGGTTTACCGAATCGCGAGCGGAACCACCTCGAACCCCAACGAGGAAGACCTCAACAAGCTAGCGTCAGCGCTGAATGTTTCACCTTTGTGGCTTCGATCTGGGATCGGCGATGATCCTAGGCTGACCGTTAACGAGAAGGTCGATCCCTACACAGTCCTCGGCGCGCTTGCCAATGGTGAAGACGCCGATCGGATGGCTGCGGCATTGGAGGCGCTGGTGCTCGCAGTCCTTCCACTTGGAATTGGGCCGGACGGCCACCGGCTGAACGAAGTCCTGCAGGCCCTCATCGAGAGATCCAAACGCGAAGAGAAAGACCCCACCAAGGAGTGGGCACTTGAGGAAATGGCGAAGCTGAACATGAGGAAATAGCTACCCGCCCCACACATATGGAGGGAACATGCGGTTTATCTTCTCTGCGGTTATCACTTTAGGCATCGTGCTGGGGTGTGCCTCTCCCCGACCCCTCCCAACCGCTTCGGGATTCCCGGAGGTCACCATCGCAGCTCCCAAGACAACCGTGGCCGAAGCGCTAGTCGATAGAGGTGTTACCAATCAGTGGTCTGTCAAAAAATCAGACTCATTCCAAATCGTTCTGGCCAGGCGTGATACCAGCACCAAGGCCGTGCTGCTGCTCGGTAGTGGACGCGATCCCTACCCCGAGGTCCGCCTCACCCTCACACTGGTCGAACGCGATGGGGAAACCCGCGTGGTTGCCCGGATGGCCTGGGCATCTAATCCCGACTCTCCACACGAGTCGGTCGTTGAAATCGGAGCAGGCAGACCAATCTACATCGATGTTCAGAAATCACTGTCAGAGGTCAAGGCTCAGCTCGAAGGGCACTCGGCGATAGTCAATGGCTCAGCCATTAAACAATAAAGGATGGAAAGAGATGAAGTCCATAATCGCCGCAATCATGACCGCTGTAGCCCTCGGGAGCATCAGCTGCTCCATCCCAAGATCCGAACCTGGAGGCGGCCATATCCAGGGCATGACAGTGTCACCGACCGAGAAGGTCTTCATCATGAGTGTCCGTGATGGTCAGGAGCCCGGGTACCCTCAGGCCATCGGATCAGGCAATGCTCTCTCCAGCGCATTGGGCGAAACGCTCAATGCCCATGGCGTGGTATTCACCAAGCCAAGCTCATGGGCAGGTGACATGGACACGGCATTTCAGGAAGCCAAGGCCAAGGGTTGCGGATACGTTCTGAGTGCCGATATCACCCTCTGGGAGGACAATGCCACGGTGCTGACCGCCAACGGAGATAAACTGGCCATCTCCCTGAATCTGTTCGAGGTCAAATCCAAGAACCTGGTCGCCACCGGATCATTCTACCGCGTGGCCACCGGCATCACCCTATTGCTCGGACAGACGCCCCAGCGATTCATCAAAGAGTCAGCAAATGGCGCCCTCCAGAAAATGTACGGATGGCACGACGAGTAAACCCATGCCCAGCACCAATGTCCGCAAGGGCCTCTACTGGTCCGACCGCACCAGAACCTGGCACTACGAGTTCAGGTTCCGGGGGAAGAAGCACAACGGCGACACCGGCATGTCCAGCTCCCGCACCCTGGCCGAGGGCTACGTCGCCAAGCTCAAGGAGCAGCTCTCTGCCAAGGAGATCGGCATGGTGCTGCCCTCCGACTCCCCTACCCTGCAGGAGCTCTGGGAGGAGTGGGAGGCCACCCAGAAGCGCCAGGTCACAGACAAGCACATCGAGGATGTGCGGCGAGCCGTCCAGATCCATGCCGTGGATCTCCTCCAGACCCGGGTGGGTCAGATCGACGAGATCGCCCTCCAGCGGGTGCGGAACATCTACCTGAACGCACCCGACGCCAGGCGCAGCGAGGGCGGCGCGAACAATGTCCTGAAGCTGCTCCACGCCCTGCTGAACTGGGGCGTCCCCCGCTACCTCCCCAGGGCCCCCCGGCTCAAACCACTGAAGCCCCAGGAGGACCCCAGGGCCATCATCTGGCCTGAGCAGGTGCAGGCCTTCCTAAGCCACGCCGACGATGGCGGCTGGCAGGCCATGTATCGCCGGTCCGGACATGAGGACTACCTGCGCGACGAACAAGACCGCTGGCCCCACAGCGCGACCGCCATGCGCTTGATGATTGGCCTGGGCCTGCGGGAAAACGAGGCCCTGACGGCCCGTTGGGAGTGGGTCGAT
The sequence above is drawn from the uncultured Holophaga sp. genome and encodes:
- a CDS encoding DUF4823 domain-containing protein; the protein is MKSIIAAIMTAVALGSISCSIPRSEPGGGHIQGMTVSPTEKVFIMSVRDGQEPGYPQAIGSGNALSSALGETLNAHGVVFTKPSSWAGDMDTAFQEAKAKGCGYVLSADITLWEDNATVLTANGDKLAISLNLFEVKSKNLVATGSFYRVATGITLLLGQTPQRFIKESANGALQKMYGWHDE
- a CDS encoding YfbR-like 5'-deoxynucleotidase translates to MMPELALEPSQIMAMGQVYRWHTRRVARTQNILEHSAAVALLAIHLAGPEISERDRADLLHWSLVHDAHEAVYGDTPFPAKRLLEDQGIRIDQHCQEQFWGQDPTMDIPMGLLSLVDAADTLEAALWARHHAPEIAVIVAEQALEKSRELTPEQAGRLMQALGRLA
- a CDS encoding helix-turn-helix transcriptional regulator is translated as METLADRFSDLMKLRNLSGRKLASIAGVHYTMVYRIASGTTSNPNEEDLNKLASALNVSPLWLRSGIGDDPRLTVNEKVDPYTVLGALANGEDADRMAAALEALVLAVLPLGIGPDGHRLNEVLQALIERSKREEKDPTKEWALEEMAKLNMRK
- a CDS encoding site-specific integrase, encoding MPSTNVRKGLYWSDRTRTWHYEFRFRGKKHNGDTGMSSSRTLAEGYVAKLKEQLSAKEIGMVLPSDSPTLQELWEEWEATQKRQVTDKHIEDVRRAVQIHAVDLLQTRVGQIDEIALQRVRNIYLNAPDARRSEGGANNVLKLLHALLNWGVPRYLPRAPRLKPLKPQEDPRAIIWPEQVQAFLSHADDGGWQAMYRRSGHEDYLRDEQDRWPHSATAMRLMIGLGLRENEALTARWEWVDARRQIYIVGRSKSRKLREIPIPLWLMEHLLALWQARKKPKTGMIIPERRDENGVEHPHDAGFTRKPCSRCAGLLKVHGLSPHRLRAVFATTHYEIGTPPGQIQQMLGHKSLVTTMRYIVQRPKDQILAQAKAAEAMGFTDQIEGQQSPTSPQKSDKHKTNKSKTTVKR